The following is a genomic window from Pseudomonas parafulva.
CACAGAACCACGTGGCGATCGCGTCCGGGCCTGCCATCGTGAAGGCGGTCAAGGTGAAGGCCGCTGAGACCGAGCTGTGGACAGGCGACTGGTCGCTCACAGGTGCGGCGACCAGCGGTTGGCTCGTCAGTGTTGTGGATGACAGCGCAGACGAGGTCAAGATTACCGTCGATGCGGGCGGTAAAACGTCCACCTTCACGGTCACGCTGGCCGCTTCCCAAGTGCTGGCCAGGCCGCCGGCACCGTTGATCCACCAGCAGTCCAGTGGCACCGATTTCCTGGTGTTTGCCGGTATCGGCGGCAAGGACGCGCCATTGGCGGTACGTCTGAACTCCCAGCATGTGCCTGACCTGATCAATCGGGCCGAGGCATCTACCGAGTCGGTATTCGCCTGGGATGCCCAGCACCAGCAGGAACCGGCCTTCGTGGCGAAAGCAAAGGCGCGTCAACTCCAGCGGTGGCGCCCAAGCGCTACGGACCCCGGCATGAGCATCGACGATGCCAACGGCATGTATTTGCGCGAACTGTTCTTCCACGTGCCGCACCTGATCGCTTCGCGGCTGCACGAGGAAGAGCGCTACGACGAAGCGCGCCGGTGGCTGGCCCTGATCTTCGACCCTTACCGCAAGCGCGAGGCTACCGAGCACCCCGGCCAGGATTACTGGAAATGTGCCTGGTTGATGCTCGAGGACACGGCAGCGCCGGGACTCGAGCACGAGCTGAGCGACCCGCATGTGATCGCGCTGCATGCGCCGTCGCATTATCGCAAGGCGATTTTCATCCAGTACGTCACGCTGCTCATCGACCAGGCAGACAGCCTTTATCGTCAGCAGACTCGCGACAGCCTGGCGCAAGCCTGGCTGCTTTACCGTATGGCTATCGGCCTGATGGGCGAGGCGCCCCAAGCCCGCTCGGTGAGCACCTGGCAATCTCCCAGCGTTTCGCAGTTGCTGGACGCCAGCCCTGGCGATGAACGGCTGCTGGGCTTGGCCTCGGTCGTCGAGCCCAGCGCGCTGCCCAAGCACCTGAACACGTTCTTCTGGGCCGGCGTGGCCGTGCACCCGGCCTTTCGCCTGCCGGTCAACCAGAAGCTGCTCGATACCTGGCAGTTGCTCGACGCGCGCCTGTACAACCTGAGGCATTTCCTGACCCTCGATGGACAGCCCATGGAACTGCCGCTCTATGCGCCGGCCGCCGATCCATTCGACCTGCTCGCTGCACGCATGAGCGGGGGCTCCGGGTTGTCCCGACCCATGGGTAACCGCACGGTGGTACCGCCTTATCGTTTCCGCACATTGGTACTCAAGGCCCACGAAGCGGTGGCGGCACTCATCCAGTTCGGCGAGCAACTGCGCAGTTACATGGAACTGGAGGAGCGCACCCAGCAGGAGGTGCTGCAGTTCCGACACGCGGCGCAGATCGCCCAGTACGCCATCGCCATTCAGGAGCAACTGCACGAGCAGCAAAAGCACAACGCGCAGGTGCTTCAGATGCAGCGCACCGGTGCCGAGCAGCGGGTGGATCATTTCTCGGCGCTCTACGAAGAAAACGTCACGGTCGGCGAGGTGGCCTTGCAGTGGCTGCACACCGCAGGCCGGGCTACCAGCAATGTCGCCAGCGCCGCCATTGGCTCCTCTTACCTCACCGACCTGGTGCCGAAGATCTTCGGCCTGGCCAACGGTGGCATGGAGTACAAAGGCCCGCTGATGGCACTGGGCTACACCACCGAGGTCGTCGCCAATATCGCGCTGACCGCCAGTGATAACCTGCGCGACACCGAAACCTGGCGTCGCCGTCGCCAGGAATGGGATCTGCAGCGCAAGACGGCGCAGCATGAACTGCGCGTCATCGACAAGCAGCTCGAGGCCCAGCAGCACGGCACGCTGGCCGCCGAGCGCGCGCTGGCGCACAGCCGCCAACTACTGGCCCAGGCCGAGCAGACCTACACCTTCTACCAGAACCGTTCGAGCAATGAAGCGCTGTATCGCTGGCTGCGTTCGCAAGCCACCGCCTGGCATTCGACGCTGTTCGATGTGGCGGTGAGCCTGTGCAACAGTGCCGAAGCCTGCTGGCAGTACGAGACGGGCCAGTACCAGAAACGCGTGATCCGTCCGCCGGTGTGGCAGGCCGACCGTCTTGGGCTCAACGCTGGCGGGGAGTTACGCCTGGACCTGATGCGCCTGGAGTCGGAGATGCTGCTGCGCGGCGAGCGGCATTTGGAGGTGCGCAAGACCGTATCCCTCCACGCCCTGCTCGAACTCGATCTGGTGACGGACAAGGCCGGTACTCCCCTGGACTCCTGGTCGGCGATTCGCAACGCCCTGACTGACGACGGCGAAATCAGCTTGACCCTGTCGCAGCGTCTGTTCGACCTGGATTACCCGGGCCACTACCTGCGCCGTCTGCACAGCGTGGCGTTGTCGCTGCCTGCCTTGCTGGGGCCTTATCAGAACATCCGCGCCACCTTGGCGCAGAAGCGCAGCCGCTTGCTGATCCGGCCCGACATCGAGGGCGTGAAGTTCCTCCATGGCGATGCAGACGTGGCGGCGGCGCCGCAAAGCGTGATGATGAGCCTGCGCGCCCAGCAGCAGGTGTGCCTATCCTCGGCGCAGCAGGACATGGGACTGGTCAGCGGCACGGATAGCGATGACCGCTACCTGCCGTTCGAGGGCACCGGCGCCGTTTCCGACTGGACGCTGCGCTTCCCGCGTCACGCGCAACAGGGCGAGATGATCGAGAGCTTGAGCGACGTTGTCCTGGAGGTCCGCTACTACGCGCTGCATGGCGGTGCTGCGTTCGAGGATCAGGTCGAACAATTGCTGTGCGCCGACGCCTCTGGCGCGGCCCCCGAGGCTGCTCAGCAGGGGAAAGGCCGTGACTGAACAAAGCCCCCAGGACCTGCAACCGGACGCGTCCGCCGAGCGCCCGGCGTTCTATACCCCGCCAGCGCTGCCCAAAGGTGGCGGCACGGTCTCGGTGGGCGGCGGCATGCTGTCCAGCGCCGGACCAGACGGTGCGGCCGGTTGGCACCTGCCGCTGCCTTCGCCCAGCGGCCGAGCCTTATCGGCCAGCTTGGCGCTGAACTATTCCAGCGCCGGCGGCAACAGTGCTTTCGGCGCGGGGTGGGAGTACGCGCTGCCCGCGGTGGCGTGCACGACACGCTTCGGTTTTCCGCGCTATGACGGTGATGACCGCCTGGTCGGTCCGTCCGGGGGCGAACTGCTGAGGGCCGCTGAGCCCCGACGTGCCACCCGCCTGCCGTTCAGCGCGACACCTGCGGGGTATGCCGTCACCCCGTGGACCGAGCGTGTCGGTGGGCTCGACGCGCGCCTGGAGCATTGGCAGGCCGAAGAGGATCCGGATGGACCAGGCTTTTGGCTGCAGTACCTGGCCGACGGCAGTCTGTCTCTGTATGGCTGGTCGGAGTCGGCACGCCTGTTCGCGCCTGGCGAGCCCGGGCATACCGCGTGCTGGTACCTCGAAGAGCAGGTGTCCGCGCGTGGCGAGCATGTGGTGTATCGCTATCGCTCGGAGGACGAGCAGGGCTGTTCGCAGCAGGAGCTCGAGGCCCATCCGCGGGTCGTCAACGTTTATCCGCAGGCGGTGTACGCCATGAATGCCACGCCCAGCGAGGGGCTGCTCATTCCGGCGCAGGCGTTCGACGAAGATGACTTCCTGACCTTCACCGTGTTCGATTATGGCGAGCGCGGCGCCGATCCTGAGCAGGTTCCGCTGTTCGAGCCCGCGCAGTGCTGGCCGGTTCGCGACGACTGCCACTCGTTCTGGCGTTACGGCTTCAATGTGCGTCTTCGTCGGCTGTGCCGTGACGTGCTGTTGTGGCACCGCACCGCGCGGCTGGACGGGCAGGCAGACCCGACACCCGAACTGGTTGCACGCCTGCACCTGGAGTACGACAGCAGCCCGGTGGCCAGTATTCTGGTGTCCGCTGCACAACTCAGCGCCGATGTCGATCTGCGCTTGCCCCCGCTGGAGTTCGAGCTGAGCCGTCCGGGCCGGGCAGTGCCGCAGTGGGAGGCGCTGCCTGAGCTGGACGGTTTCTGGGCCGACGCCTGGCAACTGGCCGATCTTCACGGTGATGGCGTGCCGGGCTTGCTGTACCTGGACGAGCACGCCTGGCACTATCGCGCGCCCCAGCGCGGCGCTGGCGAAGACCGCATCACCTGGGGCCCGCCTGAGCCGCTGCCGCAGGTGCCGACCATTGGCCGCGCCGACTTGATGGACCTTGATGGCGATGGTCGCCCCGAATGGGTGGTTACCGCAGGTGGCTTGCAGGGCAGCTTCACGCTAGGTACGGACGGCGCCTGGAGCGGCCTGGTGCCGATCGCGGCGTTGCCCAGCGAATACGATCACCCACAGATGCGCCTGGCCGACCTGACCGGCGACGGTCAGTCTGATGTGGTGATGTTGCGCGCGCTGGGGCCGCGCAGCGTGCGCCTGTACCCCTCGGCGGGCAATCGCGGCTGGCTGGCGGCGCGGTCCGAGCAGTACCACGGCCGCGTACCGCTGCCCTCGCTGGACCAGTCAATGGTGGTCTTCGCCGATCCTGCCGGCAGCGGCCAGGCACACCTGGTGCGCATCACCGGCCAGGGTGTCACCCTGTGGCCCTCGTTGGGCTACGGCCGGTTCGATGAGGCGCTGCAGATTCCCGGATTCGAGGTGGCCGACTTCAGTCCCTCGCGGGTGTTTTTGGCCGACACCGACGGCGCCGGCACCACCGACATTCTTTACCTGCAGCCCGATGGCATCCGCGTGTTCGTCAGCCAGTGCGGTAACCGCTTCGTGGAAGGCCCTTTCATCAAAGCGCCGGACGGCCTGGTCCTGGACGACACGTGCCAGGTGCAAGTCGCCGATGTGCGCGGGCAGGGCACGGCCGACCTGCTGCTGACCGTACCCCTTCACGATGCGGACAATGCCCCGCGCAGTTGGCTGTATCGCTTCAACGAGCGGCGCCCCTGGTTGCTGCACACCATCGTCGACAATCTTGGCAGCCGCACCGAGCTGGATTACCGCAGCTCAGCCCAGGCCTGGCTCGACGAGAAGGCGGCTGTGACGCACCGCACGGGCAGGGCGCCGGTCAGTCATCTGCCGTTTCCCGTGCACACCCTGAGCCGGGTGACCGCGGTGAATGAAATCACCGGGGTGACGCTGGGCAGCGAAATGCGCTACCTCGGTGGCGTCTGGGACTCCACCGAGCGCGAGTTCGCCGGTTTCAGGCGCCTGCTCCAGACCGACACCCACGCGCTGGTCGATGCATCGGCCACCCATCTGTCACCGCCGACGCGGGTCCTGAGCTGGTTTCACTGCGGTATCGAGACGCTCGACGGGCTGGCCGAAGAGGCTTTCACCGACATGGACGCTGCGTTCCCCCAGGGTGAGGTGCGCTTGACCCAGGGTGCCGGCGACGATGAGCACCCCTTCAGTCCGGAGCCGGCGCTACGCACATGGCTGTACCGCGCACTGCGGGGGCAGTTGCTGCGCCGGGAGGTATACGGCCTGGATGGTCAGGCCCAGGCCGACAAACCCTACAGCGTCGAGCGCCCGCGTTGGCAGATCCGCGCCTGCGCCACGGCCGACGACCTGCATCCGTCCGCGCTGATCACCGCCGTGCAGCATCTGGGCTTGAACTGTGAGCGCTATCCGCAGGATCCCCAGGTGGATCAGGCCATCGTCTTGCGACAGGATCGGTATGGCAATGTGCTTGAGAGCGTCACCGTGAAGTATCCACGCTTGCTCGATCCGGCCGCGCTGGCCCAAGAGGAGGTCGAGCGCAAGATCTATCCGGCCAGCCTGCCGAGCGGGCTGATCGAGGCCAGTTGCGACGAGCAGCAATATGACTGCTGGGTGAGTCTCAGCCGCGCCACGGTGCACAACCGGGTCAAGGACGACGACTTCGTGATCGGGCTGCCAGGCGCCATGCGTCGGGACATGGTGCACTTCGCCCAGGCACAAGTGCCCGAGGGTGGTTTCAGTGTCGAGTACCTGCTCGAGCAGGGGCTGCCCCTGAGTGATCCGGCGCGCACCGTCCTGGCCAGCTACGAAAAGACCGTGTGGCGCCAGGCCGACGGCAGCGGCGCCAGCAGCGAGCCTTCGCGCCAGGCACTGCGGGCCTACACCCGCACCGCGATGCTCGACAAGGCTTCGCTCGACGTGCTGCGTCCGGCGTTCGAGCTGACCCTGCTCGGCCTGTTGCAGGATGCGCTGGCCAATCCGTCCAGCGACCCGGCGGTGCTGGGGCGCCTGCGTAGACGCCTGCCGGTGGTCGAACACGCCGTGACCTACGGGCTGTTGCTGTCCTATCTGGAGCAGGCGCCTGGCGACCGCGAGGCGTCGCAGATGCTGCGTCAGGCGCTCAAGCACGTCATTTCGGTACAGGCCCTGCGTGATCGGCTGCTGGACGAAGCCGCCGAGGCGCTGCCTGAGGGCCTTCATGGCGCGCTGCGCAAGGAAAGTCGTGTACCTGACGCCGCGCTAGGGTCGGTGCTGGCCTGGTTCGGCGCACAGCACGCGCAAGACGCCGCTGTCTTGGCCACGCTGCACGCTGCGCTGGTCAGCGCGCTGTCGGCCAACAGCGCCGACGCACTGTTCTGCCGAGCGCTGCTGGCCGCGTTGCAACGCGTACCGTCTTCGCCTGCGCGCACGGCAGCCGAGCAGGCCTGGTTACTGGCAGTGCGGCAAGAGCTGGATCGTCCGCTGCAGGAAGAGACACTGCCTGAACTGCTCAAACGCGGTGGCTATATCGCCATGGACCGGCCGCTGGATGCCGAGGAATTGGCCGACGCCGCCGATCCCGATGGGCTTGGCGTGCCCGGCATTGCGGGAGAGCCGCTGGTCGAGCAGGCCTATTGTGGTCACCACGGCATCAGTCATTACCAGGACGCTCTGCATTTCTGGCAGCCCCACCGCATGCAGGACAGTACCGTCACAGGACCGAGCCAACTGAGCTACAGCGCGCACGATGTGGTGGTGGTGAAGGTCTGCGATGCCGCCGGACTGACATCGACCATCGAGGCGTACGACTGGCGTTTTCTGCAACCGGTGCGCATCCAGGATGCCAACGACAATCTCAGTGAGGTGGCCCTGGATGCCTTGGGCAGGGTCTTGCATACCCGCTTCTACGGCACGCAAACCGCAGCGGGCAGCGATGAGGCGGTGATGACCGGTTACTGCTCGGGCCGTCCGTTCACGCCGCCGCCGACCGTGGCGGACGCGGTGGCACTCAACGACAGCAAAGGCGTACCGGTGCATACCGCCTTCACCGTGGTCGCCGACAGTTGGATGCCGCTGGCGCTCACCAGCGACGGTAGCACCGACCCTGCGCGTCGGTGTGGTGCACTGGCCTGGCGGCGAATGGCCGCCCGGCTAAGCGTCAACGGCCTGGGACCCTTTGCCATGGTTGGGCGCACGCCGCCGCATACCGTGCAAATCCTCAGCGACCGCTACGACGATGACCCCGAGCAGCAGGTGCGCGTCACCGTGACCCTGACAGGGGGAGGGCAGTTGTTGCAGAGCGCGGTGCTCAATCCTCCCGGCGAAGCGTTCGTGCGTACCGAACAGGGCGCGTTGCTGGCCGATGCGCAGGGGGGCGCCGTCAGTCGCGATGCGACCGTG
Proteins encoded in this region:
- a CDS encoding neuraminidase-like domain-containing protein yields the protein MNTELVARLTEQWRDALSAYVIHHVMPQRLDAGPLNMISAEHLDHYFMLDTQVCAAVSTSYLAEAIACTQTYVNAIFNNLEPGYRATFDEKLVTFWRQGMSNYSVWAAYQMLEDYPENYIRADLRLDKTEPFQALEDALGQARISDASVSSAVLAFLRQYEFQNSIRVVSGYIDYRDEQRDGDHFEGYTYANSDYYLLGRDPEGQYYHRRVSVRLDQESQRIAPDAWSEWKLVGMPSGHTVIQARLVLLCGRLHLVWLHQQPPIEVEQDSAARTYPLRLEIIYLGLDSIWSTPELLWSAQVSTEDGNFDPTGYELLALAVAGTKGSDDQLLVACASPKADGSYTHHFNVWRDVLKRPSGQFDERMAGSLLGDFRSEPGKLRLQRRLSARDKWVRKVTAAADNDKFVGLDAQLSRQDDKYQLHVRSYSLERRNEGWLHALYCARFVNTSDALSVKCQVSMENALDAHLLCSMVMPPTFDELVFSHPSLSDPATFTRADFKSELSGQGVPFLIWVARRSVKLDKAMSLDDLAPQAVRDGVGFKVAIDAATPVPLSDPQNHVAIASGPAIVKAVKVKAAETELWTGDWSLTGAATSGWLVSVVDDSADEVKITVDAGGKTSTFTVTLAASQVLARPPAPLIHQQSSGTDFLVFAGIGGKDAPLAVRLNSQHVPDLINRAEASTESVFAWDAQHQQEPAFVAKAKARQLQRWRPSATDPGMSIDDANGMYLRELFFHVPHLIASRLHEEERYDEARRWLALIFDPYRKREATEHPGQDYWKCAWLMLEDTAAPGLEHELSDPHVIALHAPSHYRKAIFIQYVTLLIDQADSLYRQQTRDSLAQAWLLYRMAIGLMGEAPQARSVSTWQSPSVSQLLDASPGDERLLGLASVVEPSALPKHLNTFFWAGVAVHPAFRLPVNQKLLDTWQLLDARLYNLRHFLTLDGQPMELPLYAPAADPFDLLAARMSGGSGLSRPMGNRTVVPPYRFRTLVLKAHEAVAALIQFGEQLRSYMELEERTQQEVLQFRHAAQIAQYAIAIQEQLHEQQKHNAQVLQMQRTGAEQRVDHFSALYEENVTVGEVALQWLHTAGRATSNVASAAIGSSYLTDLVPKIFGLANGGMEYKGPLMALGYTTEVVANIALTASDNLRDTETWRRRRQEWDLQRKTAQHELRVIDKQLEAQQHGTLAAERALAHSRQLLAQAEQTYTFYQNRSSNEALYRWLRSQATAWHSTLFDVAVSLCNSAEACWQYETGQYQKRVIRPPVWQADRLGLNAGGELRLDLMRLESEMLLRGERHLEVRKTVSLHALLELDLVTDKAGTPLDSWSAIRNALTDDGEISLTLSQRLFDLDYPGHYLRRLHSVALSLPALLGPYQNIRATLAQKRSRLLIRPDIEGVKFLHGDADVAAAPQSVMMSLRAQQQVCLSSAQQDMGLVSGTDSDDRYLPFEGTGAVSDWTLRFPRHAQQGEMIESLSDVVLEVRYYALHGGAAFEDQVEQLLCADASGAAPEAAQQGKGRD
- a CDS encoding SpvB/TcaC N-terminal domain-containing protein — protein: MTEQSPQDLQPDASAERPAFYTPPALPKGGGTVSVGGGMLSSAGPDGAAGWHLPLPSPSGRALSASLALNYSSAGGNSAFGAGWEYALPAVACTTRFGFPRYDGDDRLVGPSGGELLRAAEPRRATRLPFSATPAGYAVTPWTERVGGLDARLEHWQAEEDPDGPGFWLQYLADGSLSLYGWSESARLFAPGEPGHTACWYLEEQVSARGEHVVYRYRSEDEQGCSQQELEAHPRVVNVYPQAVYAMNATPSEGLLIPAQAFDEDDFLTFTVFDYGERGADPEQVPLFEPAQCWPVRDDCHSFWRYGFNVRLRRLCRDVLLWHRTARLDGQADPTPELVARLHLEYDSSPVASILVSAAQLSADVDLRLPPLEFELSRPGRAVPQWEALPELDGFWADAWQLADLHGDGVPGLLYLDEHAWHYRAPQRGAGEDRITWGPPEPLPQVPTIGRADLMDLDGDGRPEWVVTAGGLQGSFTLGTDGAWSGLVPIAALPSEYDHPQMRLADLTGDGQSDVVMLRALGPRSVRLYPSAGNRGWLAARSEQYHGRVPLPSLDQSMVVFADPAGSGQAHLVRITGQGVTLWPSLGYGRFDEALQIPGFEVADFSPSRVFLADTDGAGTTDILYLQPDGIRVFVSQCGNRFVEGPFIKAPDGLVLDDTCQVQVADVRGQGTADLLLTVPLHDADNAPRSWLYRFNERRPWLLHTIVDNLGSRTELDYRSSAQAWLDEKAAVTHRTGRAPVSHLPFPVHTLSRVTAVNEITGVTLGSEMRYLGGVWDSTEREFAGFRRLLQTDTHALVDASATHLSPPTRVLSWFHCGIETLDGLAEEAFTDMDAAFPQGEVRLTQGAGDDEHPFSPEPALRTWLYRALRGQLLRREVYGLDGQAQADKPYSVERPRWQIRACATADDLHPSALITAVQHLGLNCERYPQDPQVDQAIVLRQDRYGNVLESVTVKYPRLLDPAALAQEEVERKIYPASLPSGLIEASCDEQQYDCWVSLSRATVHNRVKDDDFVIGLPGAMRRDMVHFAQAQVPEGGFSVEYLLEQGLPLSDPARTVLASYEKTVWRQADGSGASSEPSRQALRAYTRTAMLDKASLDVLRPAFELTLLGLLQDALANPSSDPAVLGRLRRRLPVVEHAVTYGLLLSYLEQAPGDREASQMLRQALKHVISVQALRDRLLDEAAEALPEGLHGALRKESRVPDAALGSVLAWFGAQHAQDAAVLATLHAALVSALSANSADALFCRALLAALQRVPSSPARTAAEQAWLLAVRQELDRPLQEETLPELLKRGGYIAMDRPLDAEELADAADPDGLGVPGIAGEPLVEQAYCGHHGISHYQDALHFWQPHRMQDSTVTGPSQLSYSAHDVVVVKVCDAAGLTSTIEAYDWRFLQPVRIQDANDNLSEVALDALGRVLHTRFYGTQTAAGSDEAVMTGYCSGRPFTPPPTVADAVALNDSKGVPVHTAFTVVADSWMPLALTSDGSTDPARRCGALAWRRMAARLSVNGLGPFAMVGRTPPHTVQILSDRYDDDPEQQVRVTVTLTGGGQLLQSAVLNPPGEAFVRTEQGALLADAQGGAVSRDATVRWAVSGKTEYDNKGQAVRVWLPFYLDDWRWVSDDSAREGIYADTHYYDALGREYRVVRAAGEEVEGQWANYERRVQQYPWFTVSEDENDTWLEVIEQARLRARSTVQ